The Terriglobia bacterium genome has a window encoding:
- a CDS encoding type II toxin-antitoxin system HicA family toxin, translating into MSNWPSSKARRVYQALLRIGWQPKTSKKGSHVQLQRAGYPDYTWAWHDDEELGPVALKKIAKYTGLTPNDL; encoded by the coding sequence GTGAGCAATTGGCCGAGCAGTAAAGCCCGTCGCGTATATCAAGCCCTGCTGCGCATCGGCTGGCAGCCCAAGACCTCCAAGAAGGGCTCTCACGTGCAACTTCAGCGAGCTGGATATCCTGATTACACCTGGGCGTGGCATGATGACGAGGAACTTGGGCCCGTAGCCCTCAAGAAGATCGCGAAATACACTGGCCTGACACCCAACGACTTGTGA
- a CDS encoding type II toxin-antitoxin system HicB family antitoxin: MATVPQPPEGSESFRILFEQETDGRWLAEVPELPGVMAYGKTKKDAEVAVTALALRVIADRTEQVRKPPKSIHFL, from the coding sequence ATGGCCACTGTTCCGCAGCCGCCAGAGGGCAGCGAATCCTTCCGCATCCTCTTTGAACAAGAAACGGATGGTCGTTGGCTGGCCGAAGTCCCCGAACTTCCCGGCGTCATGGCCTATGGCAAAACAAAAAAGGATGCCGAAGTTGCCGTTACTGCTCTAGCCCTTCGCGTCATTGCTGACAGGACGGAGCAAGTAAGGAAGCCCCCCAAGTCCATCCACTTCTTGTGA